In Naumovozyma dairenensis CBS 421 chromosome 2, complete genome, the following are encoded in one genomic region:
- the APC9 gene encoding anaphase promoting complex subunit 9 (similar to Saccharomyces cerevisiae APC9 (YLR102C); ancestral locus Anc_8.291), with product MIEDEANNNNNNNVNNNGAFQSLSNNPSSLWGTPQRQGAIHFHNHKNDNNATDVFNTPLRRPTRSTANHLSSSEHHLVSHSDCNDGNGTRNDDIDYVMDDKDHLNSSHREEEEGYKYDYRPFIDKDLVQEHKINNLLRSEKAIHCLIFHKNGHSNESTSFFMEDSYKPDLQLHCGDEDGDEIHDQAQYPAGSLITRIPNCNANHLYGLFNCIPLLPSKRGNSSMETALRDFWDDNDDTGLLSAIDSAHRVKLGEIFKRECELFQELQLQSQSQSQSQEDGTEVDIGDAFNQEITVDEIKRQCHEIYEEDEETTIPTLM from the coding sequence ATGATAGAAGACGAggcaaataataataataataataatgtcaataataatggagCGTTCCAATCTCTGTCAAATAatccatcttcattatGGGGGACACCACAACGACAGGGTGCTATACATTTCCATAAtcataaaaatgataataatgcaACTGATGTTTTTAATACACCGCTGAGACGACCCACTAGGAGCACAGCGAATCATTTATCAAGTAGTGAGCATCATTTAGTGAGTCATAGTGACTGTAATGATGGTAACGGTACAAGAAATGATGACATAGATTATGTAATGGATGATAAGGATCATCTTAATAGTAGCCATCgtgaagaggaagaaggaTATAAATACGATTATCGGCCATTTATTGATAAGGATTTGGTACAAGAACATAAGATCAACAATCTATTACGATCTGAGAAGGCTATCCATTGCTTGATCTTCCATAAGAATGGACATTCCAATGAATCGACGTCATTCTTTATGGAGGATTCTTATAAACCAGATTTACAGTTACATTGTGGAGATGAAGACGGTGATGAGATCCATGATCAAGCCCAATACCCTGCAGGAAGCTTGATTACTAGAATACCGAACTGTAATGCTAATCACTTGTATGGGCTTTTCAATTGCATACCATTATTACCCAGTAAACGTGGTAACTCCTCCATGGAGACAGCACTTCGAGATTTCTGGGATGATAATGACGATACAGGTCTGTTGTCTGCAATAGACAGTGCACATAGAGTGAAATTGGGAGAGATATTTAAAAGAGAATGTGAATTGTTCCAAGAATTGCAATTACAATCTCAGTCCCAGTCGCAATCACAAGAAGACGGGACAGAAGTAGACATTGGCGACGCATTCAATCAAGAGATTACAGtagatgaaattaaaaggCAATGTCATGAGatatatgaagaagatgaagagaCAACCATACCCACATTAATGTAA
- the ERG27 gene encoding 3-keto-steroid reductase (similar to Saccharomyces cerevisiae ERG27 (YLR100W); ancestral locus Anc_8.289), with translation MHNGKVVDDRKVIVITGTNSNLGLNIAYRFIDTSDKETRLTFVVTSRTLPRVKEAINLIKAYTHKSKRTGIVDYDYFLVDFTNMVSVLNAYYELTKTYDAIHYFFVNAAQGVYDGIDWVGAMKEVIANPLEAVTNPTYKMQKVGVKSKDNMGLVFQANVFGPYYLLHKLLPLLSAGNGTIIWISSIMSGPKYLSLQDIELLRTDSSYEGSKRLVDLLHLATYKELKSMGIHQYIVQPGIFTSHSFFKYLNVFTFYGMLLLFYIARIFLGSKWHNISGYKAANAPIYVALEMDKSNYEGEELKYGSATTRSGKEYIKAQEIIPIGSSDVYDYIKLKEKEWDEKLKGQITNTRIPM, from the coding sequence ATGCACAATGGGAAAGTAGTAGACGATAGAAAAGTTATCGTAATAACTGGAACAAACAGTAATTTGGGTTTAAATATTGCTTATCGATTCATTGACACATCAGACAAAGAGACAAGATTGACATTCGTGGTTACCTCTAGGACGTTACCTCGTGTCAAGGAAGCTATCAATTTAATTAAGGCATATACTCATAAATCTAAAAGAACTGGTATAGTGgattatgattatttcTTAGTTGATTTTACCAATATGGTTAGTGTCTTGAATGCGTACTATGAATTAACTAAAACTTATGATGCtattcattatttctttgtCAATGCAGCTCAAGGCGTATATGACGGTATAGATTGGGTCGGTGCAATGAAGGAAGTAATAGCTAACCCACTAGAGGCAGTAACTAATCCTACGTACAAGATGCAAAAGGTTGGAGTCAAATCTAAGGATAATATGGGCCTTGTTTTTCAAGCTAATGTATTTGGTCCATATTATCTCCTTCACAAATTATTACCACTATTATCAGCTGGAAATGGTACAATTATTTGGATCTCGAGCATTATGTCAGGCCCTAAATATTTGTCATTACAAGATATTGAGTTATTAAGGACTGATTCGTCGTATGAAGGTTCCAAAAGATTAGTTGATCTACTTCATTTAGCCACTTATAAAGAACTAAAGTCAATGGGGATCCATCAGTATATTGTTCAACCTGGAATTTTTACAAGtcattcatttttcaaatactTGAATGTTTTTACATTTTATGGTATgctattattgttttatatTGCTAGAATATTTTTAGGATCTAAGTGGCATAATATTAGTGGTTATAAAGCTGCAAACGCTCCTATTTATGTCGCTTTGGAGATGGATAAATCCAATTACGAAGGCGAAGAGCTGAAATATGGTTCTGCCACTACAAGATCAGGGAAAGAGTATATTAAAGCTCAAGAAATTATTCCAATTGGATCAAGTGATGTATAtgattatattaaattaaaggAGAAAGAATGggatgaaaaattaaagggtcaaattacaaatacaaGAATCCCTATGTAA
- the CDC45 gene encoding DNA replication initiation factor CDC45 (similar to Saccharomyces cerevisiae CDC45 (YLR103C); ancestral locus Anc_8.292), which yields MYYKVDQLKQAYYNILKSSSSHSSCQLVIFVSCLNIDSMCATKMLSNLFKKELVQLQIVPVFGYSELKKLYSQLDININSVILVGFGAVVDLEAFLNLDNNNTTDNNNTPDNNNNNNNNNNSERLIYVLDAHRPWNLDNLFGSDIIHCFDDGTVENNLQHEKEAYFKLVKLEEERENDSEDDGLSDDDEDDDDDDDDDEEQDQTDEDEDEESNIDSKKRKKSSSNNNNPRKKLIIQRRKDINTYERFLEEYYSNGSTIVNSISTQIYSLLSSIGETNIQNLWLTILGATSLDTAYSQVYNRLFPLLQDEVKRLSPSNNSMISTKTPDTLSLEVQPDYYLFLLRHSSLYDSFYYSNYVNAKLSLWNENGRKRLHKMFARMGIPLTTAQESWLYMDHSIKRELGIIFDKNLDRYGLQDIVRDGFVRTFGYRGSISASEFVEALTALLEMGGSILKDGRVVSSSNNANYDVPLDEEDIQDNDGNVSQLLNLTRRQWVSNFWLSWDALDDRKFELLNRGIQHAQMLQKSVFNTSVIILEKKLIKHLRIYRLCVLQDGPDLELYRNPLTLLRLGNWLIECCAESEDKQLLPMVLASLDESTDTYLVAGLSPRYPRGLDTINTRKPILNNFSMAFQQITAETGAKVKIDNFESSIIEIRKDDLSPFLEKLTLSGLL from the coding sequence ATGTATTATAAAGTTGATCAATTAAAACAAGCATATTATAACAtattaaaatcatcatcaagtCATTCATCATGTCAGTTAGTCATATTTGTTTCCTGTTTAAATATCGATTCCATGTGTGCCACTAAGATGctatcaaatttatttaagaaagaattaGTTCAATTACAAATTGTCCCAGTTTTTGGATATtctgaattgaaaaaactATATTCACAATTAGATATCAATATAAATAGTGTTATATTGGTTGGATTCGGTGCTGTTGTTGACTTAGAAGCATTTTTAAATctggataataataacacgactgataataataacacgcctgataataataataataataataataataataatagtgaAAGATTGATTTATGTATTAGATGCTCATAGGCCGTGgaatttagataatttatttggATCCGATATTATTCATTGTTTTGATGATGGTACTGTGgaaaataatttacaaCATGAAAAAGAGgcatatttcaaattagttaaattagaagaagaaagagaaaatgaCAGTGAAGATGATGGACTTTCTGACGATGACGAagacgatgacgatgacgatgacgatgacgaaGAACAAGACCAAactgatgaagatgaagacgaagaaAGCAATATCGACTCAAAGAAACgaaaaaaatcatcttcaaataataataatccaaggaaaaaattaattatacAAAGAAGGAAAGATATCAATACTTATGAACGATTCTTAGAAGAATATTACTCCAATGGTTCTACAATAGTAAATTCCATTTCCACACAAATATATTCCTTATTATCATCCATTGGTGAAACAAATATACAGAACTTATGGTTAACCATACTGGGAGCCACGTCGTTAGATACAGCATATTCTCAAGTTTATAATCGATTATTCCCATTATTGCAAGATGAAGTGAAAAGATTATCACCgagtaataatagtatGATCTCCACAAAGACACCAGACACTTTATCATTAGAAGTACAACCcgattattatttattcttaCTAAGACATTCGTCATTATATGAtagtttttattattccaaTTATGTCAATGCCAAATTGTCACTTTGGAATGAAAATGGGAGGAAAAGATTACATAAAATGTTTGCAAGAATGGGGATCCCCTTAACGACAGCTCAAGAATCATGGCTTTATATGGATCATTCCATTAAAAGAGAATTAGGAATCATTTTTGATAAGAATTTAGATCGATATGGATTACAAGATATTGTAAGAGACGGATTTGTCAGAACATTTGGTTATAGAGGTAGTATTAGTGCGAGTGAATTTGTCGAAGCATTAACAGCATTATTAGAGATGGGCGGGTCCATCCTTAAAGATGGTAGAGTAGTATCATCAAGTAATAATGCAAATTATGATGTTCcattagatgaagaagatatacaagataatgatggtaATGTATcacaattattaaatttgacAAGACGTCAATGGGTTTCTAATTTCTGGTTAAGTTGGGATGCGTTAGATGATcgtaaatttgaattattaaatcgTGGTATTCAACATGCACAAATGTTACAAAAATCTGTTTTCAATACAAGTGTTATCATTTTggagaaaaaattgattaaacATCTTCGAATATATAGATTATGTGTATTACAAGATGGTCCTGATCTAGAATTGTATAGGAACCCATTGACATTACTACGATTAGGTAATTGGTTAATAGAATGTTGTGCAGAATCTGAAGACAAACAATTATTACCGATGGTTTTGGCAAGTTTGGATGAATCAACAGACACTTATCTTGTTGCTGGTCTGTCACCAAGGTACCCAAGGGGATTGGATACTATTAATACGAGAAAACCAATTTTAAACAACTTTAGTATGGCATTTCAACAAATTACAGCAGAGACAGGTGCTAAAGTTAAGAtagataattttgaaagttcAATTATTGAGATTCGTAAAGATGACCTATCACCATTCTTAGAAAAGTTAACATTAAGTGGTTtattatag
- the NDAI0B02540 gene encoding uncharacterized protein (similar to Saccharomyces cerevisiae ARO1 (YDR127W); ancestral locus Anc_8.287), translating to MVAPLVKVPILGKETIHVGYKIHSHIVETIYKHCSSSTYVIINDTNLSKVSYYKSLLNEFQSSLPQESRILTYEVSPGEANKSRETKASIEDYLLKQGCTRDTVIIAIGGGVIGDMIGFVAATFMRGVRFIQIPTSLLAMVDSSIGGKTAVDTPLGKNFIGAFWQPEFVLVDIMWLSSLPRREFINGMAEVIKTAAIWNAEEFTRLEDNAIKFLEVVNNGDSDESTAIETILNHVYKLVLESIKVKAEVVSSDERESGLRNLLNFGHSIGHAYEAILTPQALHGECVSIGMIKEAELSRYLGILSPTQVARLSKILSAYGLPIAPEEKWFKDLTLNKETPLNVLLDKMSIDKKNAGSKKKVVLLEAIGKCYGTSAHFVTDEDLRFILTDETLVYPFTVNETNTNEKFITPPGSKSISNRALILAALGKGQCKIRNLLHSDDTKYMLSAIQDLNAATITSEDNGETIVIEGHGGEALSACPNELYLGNAGTASRFLTSVAALVNSTPTKDHVILTGNARMQQRPIGPLVDSLRINGIKIDYVKSEGCLPIKVDTSSVFQGGRIELAATVSSQYVSSILMCAPYAQEPVTLSLVGGKPISILYVDMTIKMMEKFGVNVIKSKTEPYTYHISKGTYVNPKEYVIESDASSATYPLAFAAMTGTTVTVSNIGYESLQGDAKFAPLVLGPMGCTVKQTATSTTVTGPKVGSLKPLKHVDMEPMTDAFLTACVVAAIAHDDGDSKSENITTIEGIANQRVKECNRILAMATELEKFGVRTKELPDGIQVYGLNSLKDLQCPAAQGIHSYDDHRVAMSFSLLAGMVSTAPNGVRIQERHCTAKTWPGWWDVLHTKLGAKLDGCEPTKGSTITNNSNNVRKSVVIIGMRAAGKTTISKWCATTLGYKWVDLDDLFEEQYADGSIKDFVAKFGWEKFRSEETRIFKEVIEQYGDKGYVFSTGGGIVENAESRVHLKKFVSQGGIVMHLHRDIEETIVFLKSDPTRPAFVEEIREVWERREKWYKDCSNYTFFAPHCSTEVEFQNLRRAFGKFILFISGLKQTVIPTKRSAFVCLTFEDLAEHDTKLTPITYGCDAVEVRVDHLANYDPDYVNRQLSILRTSTDSLPIIFTIRTKKQGGNFPDEEYEAIEELYKTALKSGVEYIDLELTLPTSIQYNVLNNKRFTKIIGSHHDFAAAYPWGDAEWENRYIQALALDVDIIKFVGTATKFEDNLVLEKFRDAHKEKPLIAINMTECGKISRVLNTVLTPITSHLLPSASAPGQLTLKQINEIYTSMGGLSSKEFFVVGTPIGHSRSPILHNTGYELLGLPYNFDKYETDSAEVISKELLEGKPNLGGLAVTIPLKLDIIKYMSELTDAAKAIGAVNTVIPLGNKTFRGDNTDWLGIKNSLVSNGVPESVKGTAGLIIGAGGTSRAAVFALHKMGCSKIFMINRTTPKLEELKESFPTEFNIVVVNSIEQAEQAKEPVGIAVSCVPADKPLDPTLLSKLERFLTKGLNAGFPPTLLDAAYKPAVTPIMRLAKDKYEWQVVPGAQMLVHQGVAQFEKWTGFKAPYKAIFQAVTTD from the coding sequence ATGGTTGCTCCTTTAGTTAAAGTACCTATCCTAGGTAAAGAAACCATCCATGTCGGGTATAAGATCCATTCGCATATAGTGGAAACGATCTACAAACATTGTTCCTCATCCACATATGTGATCATAAATGATACAAATCTATCAAAAGTTTCATATTATAAATCtcttttaaatgaattcCAATCATCGTTACCACAGGAATCACGTATTCTTACATACGAAGTTAGCCCCGGCGAAGCTAATAAATCAAGAGAAACAAAGGCGTCCATTGAAGATTATCTTTTAAAGCAAGGATGTACCCGTGACACAGTGATCATCGCCATTGGAGGTGGTGTCATCGGTGATATGATAGGGTTCGTTGCTGCCACTTTCATGAGAGGTGTCAGATTCATTCAAATCCCTACCTCGTTATTGGCAATGGTAGATTCATCCATTGGTGGGAAAACAGCTGTAGATACTCCATTAGGGAAAAATTTCATCGGTGCATTTTGGCAGCCAGAGTTTGTCCTTGTAGATATCATGTGGTTAAGTTCTTTACCTAGAAGagaattcattaatggGATGGCTGAAGTTATTAAAACTGCAGCCATTTGGAATGCTGAAGAATTTACCAGACTGGAAGATAACGCTATTAAGTTCTTAGAAGTGGTTAATAACGGGGACAGTGATGAAAGTACTGCCATTGAAACTATCTTAAATCATGTTTATAAATTGGTTTTGGAAAGTATTAAAGTCAAAGCTGAAGTGGTATCTTCTGATGAAAGAGAATCAGGTTTAAGAAACTTACTGAATTTTGGACATTCAATTGGCCATGCCTATGAAGCTATCTTAACCCCACAAGCTTTACATGGTGAATGTGTCTCGATTGGTATGATCAAAGAGGCTGAATTGTCTCGTTATTTAGGTATCTTGTCACCAACACAAGTAGCTCGTCTTTCCAAGATATTATCGGCCTACGGTCTTCCAATTGCTCCAGAAGAAAAGTGGTTTAAAGATCTAACATTAAATAAGGAAACTCCACTGAATGTTTTGCTAGATAAAATGAGTATTGACAAGAAAAATGCAGGCTCCAAAAAGAAAGTTGTCTTACTGGAAGCCATTGGGAAATGTTACGGTACTTCAGCACATTTCGTTAcagatgaagatttaaGATTTATCTTGACTGATGAAACCTTAGTTTACCCGTTCACTGTTAATGAGACCAatacaaatgaaaaattcatcacGCCACCTGGTTCAAAATCTATTTCAAATCGTGCTCTAATATTAGCTGCACTAGGTAAAGGGCAATGTAAAATTAGGAACTTGCTACATTCTGATGACACAAAATATATGTTATCTGCTATTCAAGATTTAAATGCTGCCACGATCACTTCGGAGGATAATGGTGAAACAATTGTCATAGAAGGACATGGTGGTGAAGCCTTGTCTGCTTGTCCAAACGAATTATATCTAGGTAATGCAGGTACTGCCTCCAGATTCTTAACTTCGGTGGCTGCTTTAGTAAATTCTACCCCTACTAAGGATCACGTTATTTTGACTGGTAATGCTAGAATGCAACAAAGGCCAATTGGCCCCTTAGTAGATTCTTTACGTATCAATGGTATTAAAATCGATTATGTAAAATCTGAAGGTTGCTTACCAATCAAAGTCGACACTTCATCTGTCTTCCAAGGTGGCAGAATTGAATTGGCAGCAACTGTTTCATCGCAATATGTATCATCCATCTTAATGTGTGCTCCTTATGCTCAAGAACCAGTTACATTATCACTTGTTGGAGGTAAACCAATATCTATATTATATGTTGATATGACCATTAAAATGATGGAAAAGTTTGGAGTTAATGTTATAAAATCAAAAACGGAACCATATACTTACCATATTTCAAAGGGGACTTACGTTAATCCAAAGGAATACGTGATAGAAAGTGATGCTTCTAGTGCAACTTATCCATTAGCATTTGCTGCAATGACTGGTACTACAGTTACTGTTTCAAATATCGGTTACGAATCATTACAAGGTGATGCAAAATTCGCACCATTAGTCTTAGGACCAATGGGTTGTACAGTTAAACAAACTGCTACATCTACAACTGTTACTGGTCCAAAAGTTGGATCTTTAAAACCATTAAAACACGTCGATATGGAACCTATGACTGATGCATTCCTAACTGCATGTGTCGTTGCTGCTATTGCTCACGATGATGGTGACTCTAAATCTGAAAACATAACAACAATTGAAGGTATTGCTAACCAACGTGTTAAAGAATGTAATAGAATTTTAGCTATGGCTACTGAATTAGAGAAATTCGGCGTAAGAACAAAGGAATTACCCGATGGTATTCAAGTTTATGGTCTAAACTCATTAAAAGATTTACAATGTCCTGCAGCCCAAGGTATTCATTCTTACGATGATCATCGTGTTGCCATGAGTTTTTCATTGTTAGCTGGAATGGTATCCACTGCTCCAAATGGTGTAAGAATTCAAGAAAGACATTGTACAGCAAAAACATGGCCAGGTTGGTGGGACGTTCTTCATACCAAGTTAGGAGCTAAATTAGACGGATGCGAACCCACAAAAGGCTCCACAAtaacaaataatagtaataatgtCAGAAAAAGTGTTGTTATTATCGGTATGAGAGCTGCTGGGAAAACTACTATAAGTAAATGGTGTGCTACAACGCTTGGTTATAAATGGGTTGAtcttgatgatttatttgaagaacAATATGCAGATGGCTctattaaagattttgtCGCCAAATTTGGTTGGGAGAAATTCCGTTCCGAAGAAACAAGAATCTTTAAAGAAGTTATTGAACAATATGGGGATAAAGGTTATGTTTTCTCTACAGGTGGTGGTATTGTTGAAAATGCTGAATCTAGAgttcatttgaagaaatttgtGTCACAAGGTGGTATAGTCATGCATTTACATAGagatattgaagaaactaTCGTTTTCTTGAAATCTGATCCTACTAGACCTGCatttgttgaagaaattagagAGGTTTGggaaagaagagaaaaatgGTATAAAGATTGTTCTAATTACACATTCTTCGCTCCACATTGTTCTACAGAAGTCGAATTCCAAAATCTGAGAAGAGCATTTGGCaagtttattttatttatttcagGGTTAAAACAAACTGTAATTCCAACTAAAAGATCTGCATTTGTTTGTCTAacatttgaagatttagCAGAGCATGACACGAAACTAACTCCTATTACTTATGGTTGTGATGCTGTTGAAGTCAGAGTGGATCATTTAGCTAATTATGATCCTGATTATGTCAATAGACAGTTATCAATTTTACGTACATCTACAGATAGTCTTCCTATCATATTTACAATTCGTACCAAGAAACAAGGTGGTAATTTCCCAGATGAAGAATACGAAGCCATCGAAGAGTTATACAAGACAGCATTAAAATCTGGGgtagaatatattgatttagAATTAACATTACCTACATCTATCCAATATAATGtcttaaataataagaGATTTACTAAGATAATTGGATCTCACCATGATTTTGCTGCTGCATACCCATGGGGTGATGCTGAATGGGAAAATAGATACATCCAAGCATTAGCCTTAGACGTTGAcatcattaaatttgtAGGTACAGCTActaaatttgaagataatcTAGTacttgaaaaattcagaGACGCACATAAAGAAAAACCGTTGATCGCTATAAATATGACTGAATGTGGTAAGATTTCTCGTGTATTAAATACAGTATTGACCCCAATCACTTCTCATTTGTTACCAAGTGCATCAGCTCCAGGTCAATTGACATTAAAGcaaatcaatgaaatttaTACATCAATGGGTGGGTTATCTTCCAAGGAATTTTTCGTAGTCGGTACACCAATTGGTCATTCAAGATCCCCAATTTTGCATAATACAGGCTATGAACTGTTAGGCTTACCATACAACTTTGATAAATATGAAACGGACTCTGCTGAAGTTATCtctaaagaattattagaaggTAAACCTAACCTAGGTGGGTTAGCAGTCACCATTCCATTAAAACTAGAcataattaaatatatgaGTGAATTAACTGATGCTGCCAAAGCTATTGGTGCTGTCAATACTGTTATTCCCTTAGGTAATAAAACTTTCAGAGGTGATAATACTGATTGGCTAGGTATTAAAAATTCCTTAGTGAGTAACGGAGTTCCAGAATCTGTTAAAGGTACAGCTGGATTAATCATTGGTGCCGGTGGTACCTCAAGGGCAGCCGTTTTCGCCTTACACAAAATGGGGTGTTCCAAGATTTTCATGATTAATAGAACGACTCCTAAATTAGAGGAGTTGAAAGAAAGCTTCCCAACGGAATTCAATATTGTTGTCGTCAATTCTATTGAACAAGCTGAACAAGCTAAAGAACCCGTAGGAATTGCTGTCAGTTGCGTTCCAGCAGACAAACCGTTGGATCCTACATTATTAAGTAAATTAGAAAGATTTTTGACTAAGGGTTTGAATGCTGGTTTCCCACCAACTCTTTTAGATGCTGCTTACAAACCTGCAGTGACGCCAATTATGAGATTGGCAAAGGATAAATATGAATGGCAAGTGGTTCCAGGAGCTCAAATGTTAGTTCATCAAGGTGTTGCTCAATTTGAGAAATGGACTGGATTTAAAGCTCCATATAAGGCCATTTTCCAAGCAGTTACTACTGACTAA
- the SAC6 gene encoding fimbrin (similar to Saccharomyces cerevisiae SAC6 (YDR129C); ancestral locus Anc_8.290), producing the protein MNIVKLQRKFPILSQEDLFNTIERFRSIDLDDKGWVEKQQALEAVQKTGEASYDEARETLKRVNVDASGHVELDDYVELIAKLKESKSEPVPQTSFSVDNSTANAIPVQPTPMGLKHEGEGARARIIVGGSTTGTTHTINEEERREFTKHINQVLAGDEDIGYMLPFPEDTFQLFDECKDGLVLSKLINDSVPDTIDTRVLNMPKNNKRLNNFQASENANIVINSAKAIGCVVVNVHSEDIIEGKEHLILGLIWQIIRRGLLSKIDIKLHPELYRLLEDDETLEQFLRLPPEQILLRWFNYHLKQANWGRRVTNFSKDVSDGENYTILLNQLAPTLCSKDPLQTTDLLQRAEQILVNAEKLECRKYLTPRALVAGNPKLNLAFVAHLFNTHPGLEPIEEEEQPEIEEFDAEGEREARVFTLWLNSLDVDPPVVSLFEDLKDGLILMQAYNKVMPNTVDFKHVNKKPTSGVELSRFKALENTNYAVELGKHNGFSLVGIEGSDILDGNKLLTLGLVWQLMRRNITNTMKHLSSTGRDMSDSQILKWAQDQVAKGGRSSTIRSFKDPSLSNAHFLLDVLNGIAPGYVNYDLVAPGNNEEERYANARLAISIARKLGALIWLVPEDINEVRARLILTFVASLMSIQKN; encoded by the coding sequence ATGAATATCGtgaaattacaaagaaaattccCCATCTTATCCCAAGAAGATCTATTCAACACAATAGAAAGATTCAGATCCATCGATTTGGATGATAAAGGTTGGGTCGAGAAGCAACAAGCTCTAGAAGCTGTTCAAAAAACCGGTGAGGCCTCTTACGATGAAGCCAGAGAAACGTTGAAAAGAGTCAACGTAGATGCATCAGGTCATGTCGAATTGGATGATTATGTGGAATTGATCGctaaattaaaagaatCGAAATCTGAACCTGTACCACAAACTAGTTTCAGCGTAGATAATTCTACGGCAAATGCTATCCCTGTACAACCTACTCCTATGGGGTTGAAACATGAAGGTGAAGGGGCAAGAGCAAGGATTATCGTTGGCGGGTCCACTACGGGGACCACTCATACTATTAATGAGGAAGAGAGAAGGGAATTTACTAAACATATTAATCAGGTCTTAGCAGGTGACGAAGATATCGGATATATGTTACCATTCCCTGAGGATACTTTCcaattatttgatgaatgTAAAGATGGGTTGGTTTTGtctaaattaattaatgattctGTCCCAGATACTATTGATACAAGAGTATTGAATATGCCTAAGAACAATAAAAGATTGAACAATTTCCAAGCAAGTGAAAATGCTAATATAGTTATTAACTCAGCAAAGGCTATCGGATGTGTTGTTGTTAATGTCCACTCtgaagatattattgaaggTAAAGAACATTTAATCCTGGGTTTAATTTGGCAAATCATTAGAAGAGGTCTTTTAAGTAAGATTGATATTAAACTACATCCTGAATTATATCGTTTAttggaagatgatgaaactttAGAACAATTCTTAAGATTACCACCTGAACAAATCTTATTACGTTGGTTtaattatcatttgaaacaaGCTAATTGGGGTAGACGTGTAactaatttttccaaagaCGTCTCAGATGGTGAAAATTATACCATTTTGTTAAATCAGTTAGCACCAACATTATGTTCGAAGGATCCATTACAAACTACTGATCTGTTACAAAGAGCTGAACAAATCTTAGTCAACGCGGAAAAATTAGAATgtagaaaatatttaactCCAAGAGCTCTTGTCGCAGGAAAtccaaaattgaatttggCCTTCGTAGCTCATTTATTTAACACTCACCCAGGTTTGGAaccaattgaagaagaagaacaaccTGAGATTGAAGAATTCGATGCAGAAGGTGAAAGAGAAGCAAGAGTCTTCACTTTATGGTTGAATTCATTAGATGTTGACCCACCTGTAGTTTCATTATTCgaagatttgaaagatgGGTTGATCTTAATGCAAGCTTATAATAAAGTTATGCCAAATACTGTTGATTTCAAACATGTTAATAAAAAACCAACTTCTGGCGTTGAACTTTCAAGATTTAAAGCCTTAGAGAATACTAATTATGCTGTGGAATTGGGTAAACATAATGGATTTTCACTAGTGGGAATTGAAGGCTCTGATATATTAGAtggtaataaattattaacattagGTTTAGTATGGCAACTAATGCGTAGAAATATTACAAATACAATGAAACATTTATCATCCACAGGTAGAGATATGAGTGATTCTCAAATCTTAAAATGGGCTCAAGATCAAGTTGCAAAAGGCGGTAGAAGTTCTACAATTCGTTCATTCAAAGATCCATCTCTTTCAAATGCTCACTTCTTATTGGACGTATTAAATGGTATTGCTCCAGGTTATGTCAATTATGATCTGGTTGCCCCAGGTAACAATGAAGAGGAAAGATACGCTAATGCAAGATTAGCTATCTCAATTGCAAGAAAGTTAGGTGCGTTGATTTGGTTAGTACCTGAAGATATCAATGAAGTTCGTGCAAGGTTAATCTTAACATTCGTTGCCTCATTAATGTCTATTCAAAAGAACTGA